The genomic region GCGCGCCGCCGACCGCAGTTCCGCCTGGCCGCGGGTCCTCGTCGTCGTGGACGAGTTCCAGGTGATGCTCACCCCGATGGACGCCATCGCCCGCGAGGGCGTCGCCCACCTGGAGGTCCTGGCCCGCCAGGGCCGTGCCTACGGCGTCCATCTGCTGCTGGCCAGCCAGACGCTGTCCGGCATCGACGCCCTCGACTCCACCGCCGGCAAGCGTGGCTCGATCTTCGGCCAGTTCGCGCTGCGGGTGGCGCTGCGCACCTCGATCTCGGAGTCGCGGGTCCTGCTGTCCACGGCGAACGAGGCCGCGGGCGCGCTGTCCGGCGTCGGCGAGGCGATCGTGAACCGGCGCAACGGCCATCCGGCCGGCAACGAGCTCGTCCGGGTCGCCTTCCCCGACCCGGACGTGATCGCCCGGCTGCGGGACCGGCTGGCGACCACCACGGCGCGCAGCCTGCCGTCGGCGCCGCGGCCGCGGGTCTTCGTCGGCCACGCCCCGGCGATCCTCGACGACAACCCGGTCTACCGCGCGTTGGACGGGCGCCCCGCGCCGCCGGCGATCGAGTCCACGGCCGCGCCGATCGGAGACGACCAGCCCATCGCGATCGGCGCGTACCCCTCCGCCGGGTCGGCGTCCCTCGCCCCCACTCCCGACCGGTCCGCGTGGCCCGGCGCCGCCACGTCCGCCGCAGCGATGCCCGGGGTCGGGATGCCCGGGACGGAGACAGCCGGGGCCGAGCTGCCCGGCGTCGAGCTGCCCGGCGTCGAGGTGGCCGGCAGCGCGATGCCCGGCGTCGAGGTGGCCGGCAGCGCGATGCCCGGCGGCGACCCGCTCGCACTGGTCGGGGTGCCCGTCGACCTCGCTCCGGCGGCGGTCGGGGTTCGCCTCGCCGCCTCGCCCGGGCGCCATCTCGCCGTGCTCGGCCCGCTGCGCCGGGAGGCGGTCGGCATGGTGCAGGCGGCGGCGGCCAGCGTCGCCGCCCAGCTCCCGGCCGGCGGCCTCGTCGCGGAGATCGTCGCCGCGGAGCCGACCGCGCTCGGCGCGGCGGAGATCCTCGCCCAGCGGATGCGGCGCGCCGGCCACCCCGTGCGGGTCGTCGACGTCACCGGGCTGCGCGCGGTGCTGGCCGCCGCCGCGGACGCCTGCCGGGCCCGGGAGGAGGCGGCGCTCGCCGGCGCCGGCGGTCCGTTGCCGCCCCTGCGGCTGGTGGTGGTGTTCGCGATGGACGCCGGGCGGGCCGCCCTGGAGGTGCGTGATCCGGCGTCGCGCCGCACCGGCCTCGACGATCTGCGCACGGTCACCCGCCGTGGCCCGGCTACCCGCGTCCACCTGGTCGGCTGGTGGCGCGGGGTGTCCCGGATGGCGGAGGACCTGGGGCCGGTGAACCGGGACGACATCGCGGCCTGGGCGGCTGCGGGCGTGCCGGGCAGTGACCTGTTCGCCCTCGCCGGCCACCGCCCGGTGGCCGGCGGGACGATGCCGAACCGGGCGGTGCTGTTCGACCGGCACACCCAGTCCGAACCGCGCACGGTGGTGCCGTTCGCGCCGATGGTGCGGGGGTAGGCCGGTGGCGATCGGGCAGGAAGATCCAGACGGCGCCGGCTGGGCGGGTGCCCGCCGCGAGGCGGGGCGCGCCCGGCCGGCCGGAGCCGGGGGAGAACGGAACGCGATGATGGCGGGAGCTGAGCCGTTGGACCCCGAGGCCTGGTCCATCGCCGGGTCGTGGCAGCGCGGCGCGACGGCGACGCCGGACCCGCCCGCGATCACGGCCGTACCCGCCCCGGGCCGGCCGCCCGCGACTGCCGACCCCGATCCCGACAGCGATCCCGATCCCGGTCTCGGTCTGGGCCCCGACGATCCGCTGCGGGCGGCGATGCAGTACCGCCGGCTGCTCGGCGCCTCCGACGCCGCCCGCGCCCGCGCGGACCGGGACGCCTACCAGCGACGTCAGGGCGGCCGCGCGCAGGCGCGCCGGCACCGTGAGGCCGCCGCCGACATCCGGGCCCGGGTCGAGAGCGTCTGGGCCCAGGTCGCCGAGCCGCTGGCCCAGTACGGGCTCACCGACCTCGACCAGCTCAGGCCGGCCGCCGCCGAGCCCGCGGTCGCGCTCACGAAGAAGGCCGCCCCGCGTCGCGGCGCCGACGCGCCGGCCCAGCGGCGGGCCGGTCGGCCGCTGGCGAGTTCCGGACGGGACCTGCGCGGCGGGCCGGCCGTCGGCGATGCCGCCGGCCGCGAGGGCCGCCGGCCGGCGGGCGACGGGCGCGAGGCGCGTGGTGCGGGCCGGTCGGGGCGCGAGGGTCGGTCGGGGCGCGGGGAGCTCGGCGCCGTCGGGCAGCCGGCGGCGACCGCCCCGGTCGATCCGCGTACCGCTCCCCGCCAGGCCTACGACCTCTGCCTGGAGGCGATGAGCAAGGCCGCCGAGCTGCGCGCGGTCTCCAAGGCCGCTGGTTCGGCCTCCGCCGGGCTGATGACCGCGCTCGCCTGTCTGCTCAGCCTCGTGTTCGTGGGGGTGCTGCGGGTGTTCACCGAGGCGCCCGGGCTGCCCTGCATCATCGGCGCGGCGGTGCTCGCGGCGGCGCTGGTGGCCGTGGCGGCCGGCTCCGAAGACGGGGTGAAGGCGGTGTTCCGGGCAGGCATGCTGGGAGCGGGCGCCGCCGCGGTGGCGGTGCTCGCCACGTTCCGGCTCGCGCCGATGGCGCCGGTCGACGTGGCCGCCGCGTTGCTCGCGCTCGCGGCCGCGGCCCGGTTCGGCCTTGGGCTCGGCTCGGGCGTCGAGCAGGCGCCGGCGTCCGGCTCGCGGGCCGGTGGCTCCAGGAAGGGATGAGGACGGGTGTCAGGCACGATCGCCGACGTCAAGGCGCAGCTCGACGAGGCGTTCCGGCGCACCGAGGAGGTCGCCGGCCAGCTCGAGGGCGCGCTGAGCATGATCGAAGAGGCGCAGGCGATGGTGATCGCGGCGACCGACGGCAGCGAGCATCGGGCCGTCGAGCAGCTCACCAGTGCGCTCGTCGAGACGCGTGACACATTGCAGATGTCGCTTGCCTCCCTGGGCTCGGCCGTGCAGGAGGTCCGGGACTACCGGGACGGCCTGTAGCCCACCTGTCGTGATCGTCGGCACACTCGATGTCGCCGGGGACGGCCGCCTCTCCACAATGGTGGTACGTGTTGGTTACGGACGGAAATCGCGTCGGTGGCAACAGTGACCAGATGAAGGTCTGGGTAACAACGCTTCAGGCACCCCGCAACGCGGTGCATCCGAAAGCGGGGCTCACTACAGTCCGGATTGTCCCCGTGCGCCCGGGCGCCCGAGCGATCAGGGGCACCGGACGCCGAGTACCGCCCGTGACCAGGAGGCTGCATCCGCCGTGTCGGACTTCATCCCCCTCGACCTGCCTCTCGTACTCCTGTCCAACCGCGGTCCTGTCAGCTTCGACCGGGACGCCTCCGGGCGCACCGTGAACCGGGGCGCGGGGGGCCTCGTGTCCGCCCTGTCCGGACTCGCCGAACACCTCGACGACGCCGTGTGGGTCTGCGGCGCCGCCGGCGAGGAGGACGCCGCCGTCGCGGCGGAGAGCGCGGGCGGGTCCATCCTCGTCCAGACGCAGCCCCAGCCCCACGTGGTGGACGGCGAGCCGGACGGCCCGGCGATCCGGGTCCGTCTCGTCGTCACCGACCCGACCGCCTACGCCGACTTCTACAGCGTGTGGTCCAACCCGATCCTCTGGTTCATCCAGCACGGCCTCTACGGCCGGTCGCTCGCGCCGGTGCTGACCCGGGCCGAGCACGACGCCTTCGAGAACGGGTACGCGGCGGTCAACCGCGCCTACGCCGACGCGGTGGTCGACGAGGTGCGCGCCCGCGGGGGCAAGGCCCTCGTCCTGCTGCAGGACTACCACTTCTACCTGGTCGCCGACTGGGTGCGCGAGCAGTGCCCCGACGTCGTGCTCACCCACTTCGTGCACATCCCCTGGCCGGGCCCGGACGAGTGGCGCATCCTGCCCGGTGACATCCGCGAGCGGCTGCTGCGTGGGCTGCTCGGCAGCGACGTCGTCGGCTTTCACACCCGCCGCTACGCCCGCAACTTCGTCCTGTGCGCCCAGGAGCTCCTCGGCCTGCCCGTCGACCTGGAGAAGCTCACCGTCACCGTCGGAGACCGGGTCGTTCGCGCCCGCTACTACCCGATCTCGGTCGACGCGGCCGCGCTCGACGCCACCCAGGCGTCGGAGGAGGTCGCCGCGCACATCGCGATGCTGCGCTACATCTTCCTCGACGACGATCGCCAGCTCATCCTGCGCGTCGACCGCACCGACCCGAGCAAGAACGTGGTGCGGGGCTTCCTCGCCTTCGGCACGCTGCTCGACCAGCATCCCGAGCTCGTCGGCAAGGTCAGCTTCCTCGCTCTGCTGCAGCCCAGCCGCACCGACGTCCCGGAGTACGCCGACTACATCGCGCTCATCGGCGCGCTGGTCGCCGAGATCAACGCCCGGCACACCAAGGAGGGCCGCCAGCCGATCGACCTGCGGATGGTGGAGGACTTCCCGCTGGCGGTGGCGGCCTACTCGATCTGCGACGTGCTGATCGTCAACGCGATCGCCGACGGGATGAACCTCGTCGCGAAGGAGGTGGCGGTCGTCAACCGCCGCGGCGGCGTGCTGGCCCTGTCCGAGATGGCCGGCGCCCACGAGGAGCTCGGCGAGTTCGCGGTGACCCTTCAGCCGTTCGACGTCCAGCAGATGGCCGACGCCCTCTACACGGCGCTGACGATGCCGATGGAGGAGCGCCACCGCCGGCTCGCGGCCGCCGCCGAACAGGTCCGCACCCACGACGTCCGGCGCTGGCTCGACGACCAACTCGTCGATCTGCGCCGGATCGCCGGGTTCATCTGAGCCGCCATGGTGCCGGGATGAAGGCGCGATGGCGGCGGGACGGGGTCGGACGGGCTGGCGGACCGCGGGCCGAAGGACCCGGTGCGGTCCGGATATCACCCTGCCGACCCGCCCGCCCGGACGGGTCGGAAGAAGGGGCGAATGCACATCGGCCCCGGGCATCCGCCGTCGGTGTTCGCAGGTAGTCTCGCAGCGGGAACGAGGCGCGTCGCGCCGCCGGCCGGCGGCGCGATGACAGGGACAGGAGTGGACGTGAGTGAGACCGGTCACCACAAGGCCAACACGGGTTCGTGGCTGGCGGTGCTGCTGCTGATCGCGGGCTCCGTGATCGGGTGCTTCGCGCTCATCCTTGCCTCGGTGCCGCTGTGGATCGTCACCGCCGTGCTCCTGGTCGGCGGCGGCATCATCGCCCTGGCCTCCCGGATCATGGAGCAGGCGTACTGATCCCGGCGAGCCGCAACCCCGGCGGCCTGCAACCCGGCGAGTCGGGCGGTGCCCGGCGCGCTCAGCTCGAGGCGGCCGGGGGGTCGGCCTGCGCACGCAGCGCGCGGGGAGTGACGTAGGAGACGAGCCGGGTCGAGTCCTGGCCGAGCTCGGCCCACCGCGACACGGCAAGGTCCTCGACCGCGAGCGCGGCGGTGGGAAAGGTGGGGATCCGGAAGCGTTCGTCGGGGGCGAGCAGGGCCACGGCGAGCGTGTGGATACCCGGGTTGTGCCCCACGAGCAGGACGCTCGGCACCCCGTCGTCGACCTCGTGCAGCCGTTCCAGCAGGGCCTGTGCCTCCGCCAGGTAGAGCCGGTCCTCGACCAGCACCGGCACGCTCGCCGGCAGCGCCTCGGCGATGCCCTCGACGGTCTGCCTGGTCCGCAGGGCGGCGGAGCACAGGATGAGGTCCGGGGCCAGCCCGTTGTCGGCGAGGTGGCGGGCGATGAGCCGGCAACCGCGGCGCCCGGCGTCGGACAGCGGCCGGTCGACGTCCGGCAGCGATCCGTCGGCCCAGTCGGACTTGGCGTGACGCAGCAGCAGCAGCCGGCGGGGCGGCCTCACCCGGCACCACCGAGCAGTCTGATACCGCGCGTGGAGAACATGAGGTCACCCGCATTCCGTGCATGGCCGTGGATGGCCGTGTAGCGCTGTTCTGGAATGCGGAAATGTACCAGCCAGGAACCTTGACGGCGAACGGCCCGGCCCCGCGTGGGGGTCGGGCCGTTCGCCGTCAGCAAGCGTCGAGGGTCAGCTCGCGACCGAGGCCGACAGCAGCAGGCGGTCGGCGAACACCAGCGCGTCGTCGGCGCTCAGGCGGCCGCGGGGAACGACGGTGGCACGCTCGTCCGAGGTCAGCCCACCCCACACGCCGTGCTCCTCCTGCCGGAAGATCGCGGTGGCCAGGCAGGGACGCTGCACCGGGCAGTCCGAGCAGATCTTGCGGGCGCGGGTCTCGGCGGCGGCGCGGGCCTTGGTGTTACGGCCGTCCGGCGGGAAGAACGCGTCTGGGTCGCCGTCGCGGCAGGCCGCGTCCTGGCGCCAGTAGGCGGGCCAGCCGGCGCCGAACGGCTGCGGCGGCAGGTCACGACCGGGAAGAACGGGTACCCCGGCGCTCATCGGGCATCACCGCAGACGCAGAGGCACGCGGCGAACAGGAAGATGGGTGCGGCGGAGCTTCTGGCAGATAGCACGCTGGGCTGACTGGGCATACCGTCTCCTGCTGACGTTGCAAAGGCGGACACATGCTTTTGCAGACCGCCAAATCCGGCGTAGCGCGACACCCCAGACAGGCAGGTCAACCTTGTTGCGGCGAGAAGCCCCCTGGGGCTCCGGGAGGAATCCGCCGACGGCGCCATTCGCGTGGCTTACCGGGGGTGGGCTCCGCTCGGAAACGATCCCGTCTCGTCTCGTTAACCGAGGAACGTAGACGTCTCTCGACCGGATAGCAAGGGTTCCGGAACGCGGACGTCCGGAGTGCTCCCGCGGGCCGTCAGGAGGCGCGCCGGGAGGCCGTACGGGCGATCCGCGGCGACGCGAGCCCACCTGAACGATCGTGGCCGGACTGGCGGCCGCGGGCGGGGCGAGGCTGTCCGTCAGGAGAGAGTCGCTGGTGGGCAGCGGAAACGGGCGCCCGGGAGATCGCTGTCCGGTGGCCGACAGGGAACACGGGAGTCCCCACCGAGAGGACTACGATCGCCCACTCGGCGCCGCGCGCGGCCGCGTTGCGGGCAGATGACGAACGGGGGAACCCCGTCCGGGGGGCGCTACCGAGCCGGATTCGGCCGCGAAATGTGCGCAGAACCACATTCGGCGCCTTTGCTGATGCACGGGCCGCTGGTGGGGCCCGGGTACGCGAAAAGTCCCGGTGGCGTACCACCGGGTGGGGCGGTCGGCGTCGGACCGGTCACCCACCGCCGCGGATCGGCAGGCCCGCGGCGGCCCAGGCGTGGTATCCGCCGATCACGTCGGTGGCCCGCCGCAGGCCCAGCTGGCGCAGCGCGTCGGCCGCGAGGCTGGAGGTGTAGCCCTCGGAACAGATCACGATGACCTGCAGGTCGTCACCGGTCGCGATCGGTAGCCGGGCGTCGCTGGTGGGATCGAAGCGCCATTCGAGCACGTTGCGCTCGACGACCACGGCGTCGGGGATCTCGCCCTCGGCGGCCCGTTGGGCGGCCGGCCGGATGTCGACGAGGACACTGCCCGAGCCCTCGGCCAGTGCCTGCGCCGCCTCGGCGGGTTCGAGGCGGCGCAGCCGCGAGCGGGCCGCGGCGAGCATCGCGTCGATCCTGCTCCCGCCGGTGGTCACCGGGCGGCGCCGACGGCCTCGGCGTCCCGCCCGGCCGGGACTGCGGATGCCGGGACTGCGGATGCCGGGACTGCCGGCGTCGGCGCGAAGCGCATCGGCAGCTCCGGCGGGGAGTACGCGTGGATGGTCGTGGCGACCACCTGCCCGCGGTTGGCGACCCGGTGCACGTGCTCCGCGCCGAACCCGACGGACGATCCGGTCAGGTGCTCGCGGACGCGCGTGATCGTCCAGTTCCGGTCGTACCGGTCCTCCTCGACGCGGCCTTCGGCGACCGTCATCGCCCCCAGCGCGCCGCCGTGGTCATGCACCTCGGTCTGCTGCCCCGGATACCACCCGATCAACCACACCTCGACCGTCGCGGAGAGCAGCAGCCGGGTGTACCAACGACGGTCGGGACGGTGGTGGATCACCGGGCGCCAGATCTCCGGCACGCCGGCGAAGGCCGCGGTCAGGTCCCGCAGGGTCGCCAGCTCGACGGTGCCCGGCTCGTCGCTGAGGCACTCGGCCGGCAGGAAGGGCGCCGCCCGCAAGGGGGCCGCCCGCCATGGTGCCGCCCGGAAAGGCGTCGGCAGCGCGGGTCCGGCGTGACGGGCCGGGTCGGCGACGAGCGCCGGGTGCAGAAGAGGCACGGGGGACTCCCAGGGCGGTGGAGGCGAACGGTGCCACCGGGTCGGCCGGGAGAACGGCGGCCGGCGGGGGCGGGTATCGCGCGGGCGACCGTCCGCCCCACCGGGGACGCCGCGAGCCGGGCGGCGGGCGGGGCACGCTCACGGCAACGCGTGGGGGGCGGTCGGCCGGGCCCGGCGCGAGGCGGGACCGGAAGGCGGCGGCGGACGGGGCTGGGCGCGCACCGATCCGCCGGCGACGACATGGCCAGGCGGTGACGGGACTCGTCAGTCAACCCACCCGGGTGGGAACCCGGCGCGGGAGCGGCCGATCGACCGCGGACTGCACCGCGGTGCGCTGGGCACCCGCGGAGACGGCGACGACGAGGCGCCTCAGACCCGCCCGGTACACGCCGCGCTGACGGCCCGACCCAGGTCCGTCACACGGTCGCGGTGCAGGAGAGGACGCAGCACTGCCATGCAGGACACTGTACTTCTGCTGGCGGTCCGCGCTCCACGTTGCGCCCCGTGCAGTGGCGTGGAGAGGCGGACCCGGGCGCCGGCGGCGGAAGGGACCCGGGCCGCCGCCGAGGGTATTCCCCGCCATCGCCGGGGTGGATATCCTGCACGCCAGAGTGATCCCACCTTCGGGTGGCCGCTCTTCGCGAGGGGCCCCGCCTGGGAGCCGCGCGGAGCGAGGAGGAATCACCCGCGATGACCGTTGTGCCCTCCGGTGGACGCCCATGGGCGGTGCCGATCGCGAGCGAACCCTCGCCTCTCGACGACCTGCGCACCCGCCTGTCCGCGCAGGTCGACGAGGTGGCCTCCATGCAGTCGCGGATGCAGGGCCTGCTCGACGCGGTGGTCGACGTCGCCCGCGAACTGAGCCTGCCGGTCACGCTGCGCCGCATCGCGCAGGCCGCCAGCCAGCTCGTCGACGCCGAATACGGCGCCCTCGGGGTCATCGGCGAGGCCGGTGAGATCACCGAGCTCATCCACGTCGGTTTCGCCGACGGCGTGCCCGGGACGATCGGCCGGCTGCCGTTGGGCCGCGGTCTGATCGGGGAGAGTCTGCGCCATCCCCGCCCGCTGCGCGTCGCCGACGTGGCGGGCCATCCGGCCGCCGTCGGCTTCCCGCCGGGGCATCCGCGCTTCGACACCTTCCTCAACGTCCCGATCATGGTGCGCGGGGAGGCGTTCGGCACCCTGTTCCTCGGGGCCAAGCGGGGCGGCGGCGAGTTCAGCCGGGAGGACGAGAGCCTGGCCTGCGCCCTGGCCGCCGCGGTCGGCTTCGCGATCGAGAACGCCCGCCTGTACGAGGCGACGCGTCGCCGCCAGGCCTGGCTGTCCGCCAGCGCGGAGATCACCACGGCGCTGCTGTCGGTGGCCGAACCCGAGGAGGCCCTCGAGCTGGTCGCCCGCCGTGCCCGGCAGGCGACCGCCGCGCGCCTCGCGGCGATCCTCGTTCCCGACGCCGCCGGTCTGGTCGTCGGGGTGGTGGACGGGCCGGGGCAGGAGCACCTGCGTGGCCGGGTCTTCACCGGCAACGAGCGGATGACCGAGGCGATGCGCACCGGGCGGGCCGTGCTCGTCGGCGCCGGCGCGCCCGGCGGCCCGCTGCTCGGCGCGCAGACCCCCGACGCGGCGGCCACCGTGGGGATGGTCGTGCCGCTCATGGCGGGCGGACGGGCGCTGGGCATCCTCGTCCTCGGCACGAACGGCCCGTTCGAGACCTTCAGCGGCCTCGACCTGGAGATGGCCGCCGCCTTCGCCGGTCAGGCGGCCCTGTCGCTCGAACTCGCCCGCATCCACCGCGACCGGGAGCGTCTCGCGGTGTTCGAGGAGCGCGACCGGATCGCCCGCGACCTGCACGACGTCGTGATCCAGCGGCTGTTCGCGACGGGCCTGCAGATGCAGAGCCTCGCCCGCGTCCTGGACGGTCCGGCGGCGGGGCGGCTGCACGCCGCCGCCGACGAGCTCGACCACACCATCGCGGACATCCGCCAGACCATCTTCTCGCTGACGGTCGCCGACCTCGACGGCGCCGACCTGGGCGCCGAGATCCGATCGATCGCCGCCCAGACCGAGCGCGCGCTCGGCATCAGCCCCACGATCCGGGTGGACGGGCCGATCGACCGCCGGGTGCCCGCGGCGATCCGCCCGCACATGCTCGCCGCGCTGCGGGAGGCGCTGTCCAACATCGCCCGCCACGCCCGGGCCACCCGCATCGACGTGCTGCTGCGGGTGACCAGCGTGGACGTCCTCGTCGAGGTCCGCGACGACGGCTGCGGTCCCGGCGGGGCCTCCCGCAGCAGCGGCCTGGCGAACCTGCGCCGCCGGGCGCAGGACCTGGGCGGCCGGATGGGGTTCGGCCCCGGCGAGAACGGTATCGGCACGACCGTGACCTGGCTGGTCCCGCTCATCACCCCGCCGGGAGTGCTGCCCGCGTACTCGCCGGCGGACGACGCGGTCGCCCGCTGACGCCCGCCGGCCGGCGGGCGTCAGGTGTTCAGGCGGGTGGCGAAGACGGCGGCCTGGGTTCGGCTCTCCAGGCCGAGCTTGGCCAGCATGCTGGACACGTAGTTCTTCACCGTCTTCTCGGCGAGGAACATCCGGCTGGCGATCTGACGGTTCGTGAGCCCCTCCGCGATCAGTCGCAGAATGCGCCGTTCCTGATCGGTCAGACCGGCGAGCCGCTCGTCCTCGGCCGGCCCCTCCCGCAGCCGCACCAGCACCCGCGGCGTGACCGCGGGGTCGAGCAGGGACTTGCCCGCGGCCACCTGGCGGACCGCGTCCACCAGGGCCGTGCCCCGGATCTGTTTGAGGACGTAGCCGGCGGCGCCGGCCATGATCGCGGTGAAGAGCGCCTCCTCGTCGTCGAAGGAGGTGAGGATGAGGCAGGCGATGCCGGGGTCCGCCGAGCGCACCTGGCGGCAGACCTCGATGCCGCTGCCGTCCTCCAGGCGCGCGTCGAGCACCGCGACCTTCGGTCGCAGCGCGATGATCTGGCCGAGCGCCTCGTCGGCCCGGCCGGCCTCGCCGACCACCTCCACGTCGGGCTCCTCGGTGAGGAGATCCCGCAACCCGCGTCGTACTACCTCGTGGTCGTCAAGAAGGAACACCCTGATGATTCCGGTGGTCGACGGTGGGGACGCGGCGTCACCGACACCGGACCCGACCGCCACTTCGTCTGACACCGTTGACTCCGCCCGACCTCGCTGTCGTAGAAGACCGTCGCTGTATGTCACGTGCGGCAAGCAGAATATAACGCTCGTGGTCCAACGCCCGGGCTGGCTTGGCGGAACGAACGGGGCGGCGAGCCGCGCCGCGGGCGCCTCGGCGGGGCCGGGAACACCGTCTGCAGAGCCATCCCGAACGGGGTGGCCCGTTGAGGTCGCCACCGACGTGGAACAGCTAGGTAATCATTTAACTGCTATGTGTAGTTTCCGTGTGTGATCATGACCTGATTGTCGCGGCGGAAATCCGCGCCACGCCTCCGGCGATTTTCTGGGGCGGGGCGGCGGGCCCCGCGC from Frankia alni ACN14a harbors:
- a CDS encoding response regulator; translation: MSDEVAVGSGVGDAASPPSTTGIIRVFLLDDHEVVRRGLRDLLTEEPDVEVVGEAGRADEALGQIIALRPKVAVLDARLEDGSGIEVCRQVRSADPGIACLILTSFDDEEALFTAIMAGAAGYVLKQIRGTALVDAVRQVAAGKSLLDPAVTPRVLVRLREGPAEDERLAGLTDQERRILRLIAEGLTNRQIASRMFLAEKTVKNYVSSMLAKLGLESRTQAAVFATRLNT
- a CDS encoding SixA phosphatase family protein, which codes for MRPPRRLLLLRHAKSDWADGSLPDVDRPLSDAGRRGCRLIARHLADNGLAPDLILCSAALRTRQTVEGIAEALPASVPVLVEDRLYLAEAQALLERLHEVDDGVPSVLLVGHNPGIHTLAVALLAPDERFRIPTFPTAALAVEDLAVSRWAELGQDSTRLVSYVTPRALRAQADPPAASS
- a CDS encoding alpha,alpha-trehalose-phosphate synthase (UDP-forming), with translation MSDFIPLDLPLVLLSNRGPVSFDRDASGRTVNRGAGGLVSALSGLAEHLDDAVWVCGAAGEEDAAVAAESAGGSILVQTQPQPHVVDGEPDGPAIRVRLVVTDPTAYADFYSVWSNPILWFIQHGLYGRSLAPVLTRAEHDAFENGYAAVNRAYADAVVDEVRARGGKALVLLQDYHFYLVADWVREQCPDVVLTHFVHIPWPGPDEWRILPGDIRERLLRGLLGSDVVGFHTRRYARNFVLCAQELLGLPVDLEKLTVTVGDRVVRARYYPISVDAAALDATQASEEVAAHIAMLRYIFLDDDRQLILRVDRTDPSKNVVRGFLAFGTLLDQHPELVGKVSFLALLQPSRTDVPEYADYIALIGALVAEINARHTKEGRQPIDLRMVEDFPLAVAAYSICDVLIVNAIADGMNLVAKEVAVVNRRGGVLALSEMAGAHEELGEFAVTLQPFDVQQMADALYTALTMPMEERHRRLAAAAEQVRTHDVRRWLDDQLVDLRRIAGFI
- a CDS encoding rhodanese-like domain-containing protein, translating into MLAAARSRLRRLEPAEAAQALAEGSGSVLVDIRPAAQRAAEGEIPDAVVVERNVLEWRFDPTSDARLPIATGDDLQVIVICSEGYTSSLAADALRQLGLRRATDVIGGYHAWAAAGLPIRGGG
- a CDS encoding cysteine dioxygenase, with translation MPLLHPALVADPARHAGPALPTPFRAAPWRAAPLRAAPFLPAECLSDEPGTVELATLRDLTAAFAGVPEIWRPVIHHRPDRRWYTRLLLSATVEVWLIGWYPGQQTEVHDHGGALGAMTVAEGRVEEDRYDRNWTITRVREHLTGSSVGFGAEHVHRVANRGQVVATTIHAYSPPELPMRFAPTPAVPASAVPASAVPAGRDAEAVGAAR
- a CDS encoding sensor histidine kinase translates to MTVVPSGGRPWAVPIASEPSPLDDLRTRLSAQVDEVASMQSRMQGLLDAVVDVARELSLPVTLRRIAQAASQLVDAEYGALGVIGEAGEITELIHVGFADGVPGTIGRLPLGRGLIGESLRHPRPLRVADVAGHPAAVGFPPGHPRFDTFLNVPIMVRGEAFGTLFLGAKRGGGEFSREDESLACALAAAVGFAIENARLYEATRRRQAWLSASAEITTALLSVAEPEEALELVARRARQATAARLAAILVPDAAGLVVGVVDGPGQEHLRGRVFTGNERMTEAMRTGRAVLVGAGAPGGPLLGAQTPDAAATVGMVVPLMAGGRALGILVLGTNGPFETFSGLDLEMAAAFAGQAALSLELARIHRDRERLAVFEERDRIARDLHDVVIQRLFATGLQMQSLARVLDGPAAGRLHAAADELDHTIADIRQTIFSLTVADLDGADLGAEIRSIAAQTERALGISPTIRVDGPIDRRVPAAIRPHMLAALREALSNIARHARATRIDVLLRVTSVDVLVEVRDDGCGPGGASRSSGLANLRRRAQDLGGRMGFGPGENGIGTTVTWLVPLITPPGVLPAYSPADDAVAR
- a CDS encoding WhiB family transcriptional regulator; the protein is MSAGVPVLPGRDLPPQPFGAGWPAYWRQDAACRDGDPDAFFPPDGRNTKARAAAETRARKICSDCPVQRPCLATAIFRQEEHGVWGGLTSDERATVVPRGRLSADDALVFADRLLLSASVAS